The following is a genomic window from Neoarius graeffei isolate fNeoGra1 chromosome 16, fNeoGra1.pri, whole genome shotgun sequence.
GAGGGTTGGAAGGAAAGCCAGCGAAGCTAAAGCTTTGTTTTAGGAGGGGCGGACGCTGGGTACTTGTGGGAAGAGAGGGCTGTTGATGGCGCAGGTGGGCATCGTCATCATTGTTGTGCACAAAGTGGCAGCGGATGCCGTATGGACAGAAGCCGATCGAATGGAACGTGCGACACGGTTCAGTCTTGTACTTCGGGTGGCGGCTGATGCCACGTAGCTCCTCGGAACCGTGAGCAAACTGGCACTTGCTCCCGTATTTGCACACGCCCCTTTCTGTGAAGGTGCGACACAGTTCAGTCTTGTAACGTGAAGAAGTGGTATTGGAAGACAGCGAAGACATGGAGCTGCTGAAAGACACCGCACTCAACATGGACCCAGGCCTGTCAGATGCCCAGCCCAGACCTCCAGTGTCGTCCTCCACCATACTGATGGCACGCTCTGACCAGAAGCCCATCCTGTTCCACCGTGACGGCACAGGGAGTTCTTTGGTTTGGGCCCAGTTGTTAGAAATTATTGATGATTCGGGATTTTGGTGTCCAACAGCTGATGCAGAAGTCTTTGGCAGCTCACCCATATTGAGTTTTAAAAGTTGCTgggcaaagaaagaaaagaaaaaaaaaagacattggtGTGTTGATAAAATGAATGTTGCAGTAATCAGTTTGGCTCGAGTTTGAAccgtctgcgcatgcgcacatgatgCACCAATTAACCTGAGGTcggtactcccccccccccaaaaaaaggaggGCAAGTAGCAGTTAACGTAAATGAAGAAGTTGTTTAGATTCAACTTCAGGGCAGGACAAGTATTTATACAGAGTGatggatgtaaaaaaaaaaaaagcatgagattttcacacaactttaaaaataaattttttaaatgaataaataaatcaatcaatttaCAAACCAGTTGAATAATCTTCAGGTCTGAGAACTCTTGGCCCATTTCCCAATGCAacagcatgaacacacacacactttcacactgAAATATGAAGAAgtttgtgcacttttttttttttttaagttgcatGTCTGAGTTTCATTAACACATGAGCTGCACTGCATGCAAACAAACACCCCAACCCAAAGCTGCACACGAGAAATCAATAAAGCATGTTACCTTGCACAAAATATCATCTCTGTCCACGAACTGATTGAAGACGTATGACGGCATGACCCTCAACGtgctccgtctgtctgtctgtccagccGAGGGTGTATTTATTTCTGCTCGCTCTCTAAACTTACTCCACTTCTGTCACACCACGTTTTTTTTAAGCTCGTGCGCTGTACACGGCCACGCCCTCCGCTCCGCCCATTTCCAAAAAAAGCGGCTGTATTCCGAACACCTCCCCTCCCCCCTGCACCGAGACCCTACAACCCTGAGGAGAGGCGGAGCTTCCTGCAGCCTGCTCAGTGCACTTCATCACTGAAGGGGATGCGTTTGAGACACGAAGCGACGAAGAACAAAAAAAGGCTCAAAACTTGGGATTGGTGTTTGTCTCTCTTCACACAAACAACCCTACAGGTTTATTGTATTGTTTTATCAGTTTACTGGAGCTTTTATTCCTGAACCTTCCCCAAAAAACAACACATGAAGTCGCCTCCAGTCTCCCAGGCAGCCTGTTTCTGACATTTAGATTCAATCCATTCAAGTAAAACAGATTGGATTATCTTTAATGTCCCCTTGGGCAATCTGATTCACAACAAGTAGCCAACACAAATATACACTGAAACATGACACAGAAATTAGTACACATATCAAAAACAGGTTAATAATAAAAATCACACCCGAGTCATAAATATCAGCTTCATTCATGAATAAATGATGATTTCCAACCCTGTATCTAATACCAAAAACAAACACTTCCATGTCTCTCATTTCAGTCATTCAGCTCCAAATTTTATTATGAAAGCATGTATGATTTCAGAATGTAGTTGTACTGTACCACATCATGCACTGTGTGTTAATTCAAACACAGCTAATGTGAAATTGCAAACTAAAGATCGaggaacagggcggcacggtggtgtagtggttagcgctgtcgcctcacagcaagaaggtccgggttcgagccccgtggccggcgagggcctttctgtgcggagtttgcatgttctccccgtgtccgcgtgggtttcctccgggtgctccggtttcccccacagtccaaagacatgcaggttaggttaactggtgactctaaattgagcgtaggtgtgaatgtgagtgtgaatggttgtctgtgtctatgtgtcagccctgtgatgacctggcgacttgtccagggtgtaccccgcctttcgcccgtagtcagctgggataggctccagcttgcctgcgaccctgtagaacaggataaagcggctagagataatgagatgagacatttgaaagccaaatatcgtacttttcactccacaacattatcaaggtcctcgttacgatgaagcagctttgaaaatggatgtttcttttcttttctaaaacgtgattgtttctttcgtaggtgacactgagacagccgatcagtaatcactagggtcacgtcacgtccatagactgtataaaatcaagatcagtgatttctccgcagcattgttgaacacgatcagttgatgg
Proteins encoded in this region:
- the zgc:114130 gene encoding mRNA decay activator protein ZFP36L1; its protein translation is MPSYVFNQFVDRDDILCKQLLKLNMGELPKTSASAVGHQNPESSIISNNWAQTKELPVPSRWNRMGFWSERAISMVEDDTGGLGWASDRPGSMLSAVSFSSSMSSLSSNTTSSRYKTELCRTFTERGVCKYGSKCQFAHGSEELRGISRHPKYKTEPCRTFHSIGFCPYGIRCHFVHNNDDDAHLRHQQPSLPTSTQRPPLLKQSFSFAGFPSNPQCLDPPFSQASFLGMPSASPPSSGTISDLLAMAFPEFLPSNDSGCSSSELTPTATPSQMVPGVPDRIFSVSLGARSLSLTSLSDHEGRCSSSASSLSGSDLSSAHDGTAKRLPIFSQLSLPDGFCSEGSSSFFL